GCGAGGGAGGACTACTCGGTTGGGGGGCTGACGAGTTCTGGGTACAACTCGTCTGCGTATACTGGGTCCTCTCGAGCTCATGGATATAGTGGTTCGTTTTCGAGGCCGGGTACGTACGCCCAatcctcgtcgccatcatcatcatctgctgGACCATCGGTTCTGTCTACAAGATCATATACGCCATACCCACACAGAGCTGCGTACCAGGGTGAGAGTTCGAGACTGGTACCGCAAGACGCCCCGCCGGCTTATACACCTTCACCCACGTCGCCTCAGAGTTTGCAAGGTGGGCACGACGCTTCCAGGAATTACAGTACTTTCTCGGCACCGACTGGTACAATGGGACGCTTGGGGGAGACTCAGGGGCTCTTGGGCCATGAGCCTGAAAGCATGAGAGACTCTGGCAATGGTGGTTCTGGTGAAGACAGCCCCCGATGGAGGGAACGAATTGAAAACAGGATATCGTCATTTGACAGGAGTTATTGCAAGTTTGCGTTTCTTGCGGTGGGATTGGTCTTGCTGTCTACCGGGTTCCTCACCACTCTCATCAATAGCGTGAGAGACGAGGTCAGTGTTACGCGTCTTTTCATCTGAAGTGCTGTTTTGTCCGATGGAGGGTTGCGTAACGCTCTCTCCAATTGGCacatccccccaccactcATCATAAATACACGCTGCTGCCTGGTTCTTTTGCCCGAGATCTCACAGACTAACAAGCTTCCAGCGACCACacctccacccaccacccaagatgACCTACCCCGATCTTGACAACAAACTCCCCTGGCAGGACGGCTCCTCCTGCGGGACGGACCGCATCACGCGTGATCCTGAGTCGTTTGACGTCTTGTTTTCGTCCGACAAGCCCCTGACCATCATCCAAAACAATTCCCACAACAACGACCACCACTCCTACAAACCCATCCAGATCCACGGTTCGGTTATTTTCCGACAGACTGACGCTGACCACCCTGACCcgaagctggtggtggaaacAACAGTCAACAACGACCTCATCGCTGCTGCCATCACCTGGGAGGAGACCTCCCAAAAGCTGGTCGTCACCATTCCTAATGTTTTGCTTTCTGACGACACCAACGACCAAACCACACCATGGCCATGCATCCACCTAACCGCCACGGTTTggacccccccctcctcgtcgctgttGACCCTCTCAGTCAAAACAACTGTTTTGTCTATCCTTTTGGTTGATAACCTGTCTTTGAGCATCGCAGAGTCGACCAGCCTGTCCTCCACTGTTGGGTCTATTGTTTCTGATACTGCCGGCTCGGGGTCTCAGTCCCTAACCCTTTCCCCGTCATTCAagttcatctcccccctcatagaaaccaccaccacctcagccCCGATATCCGGCTCCTGGCCGCTGTACAACTACCTCTCCTTTGAGTCCACAGCAGGTAACATCAAagtcaccatcctcccccagccAGACCTCGACCCCTCACACCCCAAACCTGCCATCCTCAATGTGAAGTCCTCCTCCGGAACGGTGGAACTTACCGAGCCGATCGACGCCGCGAAGGAGGCGTATGAACTGGCACAGGTCCTGGCGGCAGAAGGGGCCGGTTACCTTCTTGCCGGGAAGGCAGAGAAGGTTATCCCAGTGAGGGATTACAGGGTTGATGTCCACACCACGTCTGGGAAAGTCAAGGCTAAACTTGCCGTGACGGACGGGGCGAGGTTCAGGAGTACCTCTGGGGGGATGGGTATTGATATTTTGCTGGTGCTGGATGGGGGGGTGTATAACCCCGAGGGAAGAAAGGTTGATTTGGAGACGTCGAGCACGAGTGGGAATGTTGGGGTTAGGGTCGGGGAGGTGatgtgggttgggagggataAGGAAAACAAGTTGGATGTGGTTCGGGGGAGGCACGGGAGCACCAGTGGGAATGTGAGGGTTAATTACCCGAagagtt
This window of the Podospora pseudoanserina strain CBS 124.78 chromosome 3, whole genome shotgun sequence genome carries:
- a CDS encoding hypothetical protein (EggNog:ENOG503P4DF), which produces MPFSDNLYSAVDDESDFEPIDDILSQQGRELSQSAHRPPQFGHARASTDDDDDEGLDADALSPVDGYFGSSNDTSSDTSAVATSSNVPHVPNVWVEDPSLTTAASKAREAELERRVSGVAREDYSVGGLTSSGYNSSAYTGSSRAHGYSGSFSRPGTYAQSSSPSSSSAGPSVLSTRSYTPYPHRAAYQGESSRLVPQDAPPAYTPSPTSPQSLQGGHDASRNYSTFSAPTGTMGRLGETQGLLGHEPESMRDSGNGGSGEDSPRWRERIENRISSFDRSYCKFAFLAVGLVLLSTGFLTTLINSVRDERPHLHPPPKMTYPDLDNKLPWQDGSSCGTDRITRDPESFDVLFSSDKPLTIIQNNSHNNDHHSYKPIQIHGSVIFRQTDADHPDPKLVVETTVNNDLIAAAITWEETSQKLVVTIPNVLLSDDTNDQTTPWPCIHLTATVWTPPSSSLLTLSVKTTVLSILLVDNLSLSIAESTSLSSTVGSIVSDTAGSGSQSLTLSPSFKFISPLIETTTTSAPISGSWPLYNYLSFESTAGNIKVTILPQPDLDPSHPKPAILNVKSSSGTVELTEPIDAAKEAYELAQVLAAEGAGYLLAGKAEKVIPVRDYRVDVHTTSGKVKAKLAVTDGARFRSTSGGMGIDILLVLDGGVYNPEGRKVDLETSSTSGNVGVRVGEVMWVGRDKENKLDVVRGRHGSTSGNVRVNYPKSWEGEVSLGTLSGKLKVGGGVRVVRGGEGVAGGEEEFSC